Proteins co-encoded in one Pseudomonas fluorescens genomic window:
- a CDS encoding FxsA family protein yields MRPFLLLFLLFPVLELFVFVKVAGSIGFFPALLLIILGSMFGVFVLRIAGLATALRARESLNRGELPAQTMLEGLMLALAGGLLILPGFISDVVGLVLLLPFSRRLFANKMRQRAEEQAMRQRAFADDLQPRGGPAPRQPLGREGDVIEGEFEHRDTH; encoded by the coding sequence ATGCGCCCTTTTTTGTTGCTCTTTCTGCTGTTCCCGGTGTTGGAGCTGTTCGTATTCGTCAAAGTGGCAGGATCGATCGGATTTTTCCCGGCCCTGCTGCTGATCATTCTCGGCTCGATGTTCGGCGTATTTGTGCTGCGTATCGCCGGACTGGCAACCGCCCTGCGTGCCCGTGAAAGCCTGAACCGCGGCGAGCTGCCTGCGCAAACCATGCTCGAAGGCCTGATGCTGGCCCTGGCCGGTGGCCTGTTGATCCTGCCGGGCTTCATCAGCGATGTGGTCGGTCTGGTGCTGCTGTTGCCGTTCAGCCGACGCCTGTTCGCCAACAAGATGCGCCAGCGCGCCGAAGAACAGGCCATGCGTCAGCGTGCGTTCGCCGATGACCTGCAACCTCGCGGCGGTCCCGCACCGCGCCAGCCTCTGGGCCGCGAAGGCGATGTGATCGAAGGCGAGTTCGAACACCGCGACACCCACTGA
- the colR gene encoding two-component system response regulator ColR codes for MRILLVEDNRDILANLADYLGLKGYTVDCAQDGLSGLHLAATEHYDLIVLDIMLPGIDGYTLCKRLREDARRDTPVIMLTARDQLDDRLQGFKSGADDYLVKPFALSELAARIEAVMRRTQGGGRRSLQVGDLSYDLDTLEVTREGKLLKLNPVGLKLLAVLMQKSPHVLRREILEEALWGDDCPDSDSLRSHVHQLRQVIDKPFAKPLLHTVHGVGYRLAEGRDGV; via the coding sequence ATGCGAATTCTATTGGTTGAAGACAACCGCGATATCCTGGCCAACCTGGCCGATTACCTGGGCCTGAAGGGCTACACCGTCGATTGCGCCCAGGACGGTCTGTCGGGCCTGCATCTGGCCGCCACCGAGCACTATGACCTGATCGTGCTCGACATCATGTTGCCGGGCATCGACGGCTACACCCTGTGCAAACGCCTGCGCGAAGACGCCCGTCGCGACACGCCGGTGATCATGCTCACCGCCCGCGATCAGCTCGATGACCGCTTGCAGGGTTTCAAGTCCGGGGCCGACGACTATCTGGTCAAACCTTTCGCATTGTCGGAGCTGGCGGCGCGAATCGAGGCAGTGATGCGCCGCACCCAGGGCGGCGGGCGCCGTTCCCTGCAGGTCGGCGACCTGAGCTACGACCTCGACACCCTTGAAGTCACCCGCGAAGGCAAACTGCTCAAGCTCAACCCGGTCGGCCTGAAACTGCTTGCGGTACTGATGCAGAAGAGCCCGCACGTCCTGCGTCGGGAAATTCTTGAAGAAGCCCTGTGGGGCGATGATTGTCCGGACAGCGACAGCCTGCGCAGTCATGTCCACCAGTTGCGTCAGGTGATCGACAAACCGTTCGCCAAACCGTTGCTGCACACCGTACATGGCGTAGGTTATCGCCTGGCCGAGGGCCGCGATGGAGTTTAA
- a CDS encoding LTA synthase family protein, which produces MGSLKTAPMRYLLLVTGAWLVVFLLTRIALLLTHLDEAGGGALSVFGIGLIYDLGFLAYAALPLGLYLLLCPQALWRRRGHRWFLQGLLTVSLYAMLFTAVAEWLFWDEFGVRFNFIAVDYLVYSDEVLNNVLESYPIGKLLSILAVLAIVLSFALRKPFNAALDAPLPPLRGRLLNALALLVVAGLSLQLISQDAPRAQGGNAYQNELASNGPYQFFAAFRNNELDYSQFYKSLPADKVAGQIRAELNEPNARFVGKDPQDIRRDIDNPGVTRKPNIVLVTIESLSAKYLGSNGDGRNLTPNLDALRKQSLYFNNFYATGTRTDRGLEAITLAIPPTPGRSIVKRIGRESGFASLGQQLSAVGYDSVFVYGGRGYFDNMNAFFSGNGYRVVDQSSVDESEIHFKNAWGMADEDLYKQTLKLADADYAKQQPFLLQLMTTSNHRPYTYPENRIDIKSGNGRDGAVKYTDYAIGQFLEQARQKPWFDNTIFIFVADHTAGSAGKEDLPITNYQIPLFIYAPKLIEPRENAQLASQIDLAPTLLGLLNLDYQSTFFGRNLLADNPLPPRVVVGNYQHLGLFDGKDLAILSPRQGLRRHDDALTESRESRVGSDDPMVSRAITYYQTASYGFKQQLLGWKAPKEGAEQVSDR; this is translated from the coding sequence ATGGGTTCTCTCAAGACAGCGCCGATGCGCTATCTGTTGTTGGTCACCGGCGCCTGGCTGGTGGTGTTTCTCCTCACCCGCATCGCACTGCTGCTGACTCATCTGGATGAGGCCGGCGGCGGGGCGTTGTCCGTGTTCGGTATCGGCCTGATCTACGATCTGGGCTTTCTCGCCTATGCCGCCTTGCCGTTGGGCCTGTACCTGTTGCTGTGCCCGCAGGCCCTGTGGCGTCGTCGCGGTCACCGCTGGTTCCTTCAGGGACTGCTGACGGTCAGCCTGTACGCCATGCTGTTTACGGCGGTGGCCGAGTGGCTGTTCTGGGATGAGTTCGGGGTTCGCTTCAATTTCATCGCCGTCGATTATCTGGTGTATTCCGACGAAGTGCTGAACAACGTGCTGGAGTCCTACCCGATCGGCAAGTTGCTCAGCATCCTGGCAGTGCTGGCCATCGTGTTGAGTTTCGCGCTGCGCAAACCGTTCAACGCAGCGCTGGATGCACCGCTGCCGCCATTGCGCGGGCGTCTGCTCAATGCACTGGCTCTGCTGGTGGTCGCGGGTCTGAGCCTGCAACTGATCAGCCAGGACGCACCGCGCGCCCAGGGCGGCAACGCCTATCAGAACGAACTGGCGAGCAACGGCCCTTATCAGTTCTTCGCCGCGTTCCGTAACAACGAGCTGGACTACAGCCAGTTCTACAAGAGCCTGCCAGCGGACAAAGTCGCCGGTCAGATTCGAGCCGAGCTGAACGAGCCCAATGCCCGTTTCGTCGGCAAGGATCCTCAGGACATCCGTCGCGATATCGACAACCCGGGCGTCACCCGCAAACCGAACATCGTGCTGGTGACCATCGAGAGCCTCAGCGCCAAGTACCTGGGCAGCAACGGTGACGGCCGCAACCTGACGCCGAACCTCGACGCCTTGCGCAAGCAGAGTCTGTACTTCAACAATTTCTACGCCACCGGCACGCGCACCGACCGGGGTCTGGAAGCCATTACCCTGGCCATTCCACCGACGCCGGGCCGTTCCATCGTCAAGCGCATCGGTCGCGAGAGCGGTTTTGCCAGCCTTGGCCAGCAATTGAGCGCCGTCGGCTATGACAGCGTGTTCGTCTACGGTGGCCGTGGCTACTTCGACAACATGAACGCGTTCTTCAGTGGCAACGGCTATCGCGTTGTCGACCAGAGCAGCGTCGACGAGTCGGAGATTCACTTCAAGAATGCGTGGGGCATGGCCGACGAGGATCTGTACAAACAGACGCTGAAGCTGGCGGACGCCGACTACGCCAAGCAGCAGCCTTTCCTGCTTCAGCTGATGACCACCTCCAACCATCGCCCGTACACCTATCCGGAAAACCGCATCGACATCAAATCGGGCAACGGTCGTGATGGTGCGGTGAAGTACACCGACTACGCCATCGGTCAGTTCCTGGAGCAGGCGCGGCAGAAACCGTGGTTCGACAACACGATCTTCATCTTCGTCGCCGACCATACTGCCGGCAGCGCGGGCAAGGAAGACCTGCCGATCACCAACTACCAGATCCCGCTGTTCATCTATGCACCGAAGCTGATCGAGCCACGGGAGAACGCGCAACTGGCCAGCCAGATCGACCTCGCGCCGACCCTGTTGGGGTTGTTGAACCTGGATTACCAATCGACGTTCTTCGGCCGCAACCTGCTGGCGGACAACCCGCTGCCACCTCGGGTGGTGGTGGGCAACTATCAGCATCTGGGGCTGTTCGACGGCAAGGATCTGGCGATCCTCAGCCCACGCCAGGGCCTGCGCCGGCATGACGATGCGCTGACCGAAAGCCGCGAGTCCCGGGTCGGCAGCGACGACCCGATGGTCAGTCGCGCCATCACGTATTACCAAACCGCCAGTTATGGCTTCAAGCAACAGCTGCTTGGCTGGAAAGCACCCAAGGAGGGTGCCGAGCAAGTCAGCGATCGTTAA
- a CDS encoding phosphatase PAP2 family protein has protein sequence MSSNVVRPAPRPLNFWLCLGIPAVAATLLVLLELTDLDMNLARMFYDPAAGDFIGRHSYFLENILHDRAKQVVIAFSVFAVIGFIGAFFIDRIKPYKRELGCLVLSLGLATSFVTPMKAVTAVQCPWSLEQFGGHETYSKLLEHRPPTDKPGRCWPGGHAATGFTLFALFFVLRDRRPRLARQAFIFAFALGSVFSISRMMQGAHFFSHNVWTAIFCWLICLGSYYWVLYRPTVKAEAAMKAQPVNA, from the coding sequence ATGTCATCAAATGTTGTACGTCCCGCCCCTCGCCCGCTGAACTTCTGGCTTTGCCTGGGAATTCCCGCCGTCGCCGCCACCCTTCTGGTACTGCTCGAACTGACCGATCTGGACATGAATCTGGCGCGAATGTTCTACGACCCCGCCGCCGGCGACTTCATCGGGCGCCACAGTTACTTTCTGGAAAACATCCTTCACGACCGCGCCAAGCAGGTGGTGATCGCGTTTTCAGTGTTCGCCGTCATCGGTTTCATCGGCGCGTTTTTCATCGACCGGATCAAACCCTACAAGCGTGAACTGGGCTGCCTGGTGCTGTCCCTTGGCCTGGCGACCTCATTCGTGACACCGATGAAAGCTGTGACTGCCGTGCAGTGCCCATGGAGCCTTGAGCAATTCGGCGGTCATGAAACCTACAGCAAACTGCTGGAACATCGCCCGCCTACCGACAAGCCCGGCCGCTGCTGGCCCGGTGGTCATGCGGCAACGGGGTTCACCCTGTTTGCGCTGTTCTTCGTGCTGCGTGATCGTCGCCCGCGACTGGCGCGGCAGGCGTTCATCTTTGCCTTTGCGCTGGGTTCGGTGTTTTCGATCAGCCGGATGATGCAGGGCGCACACTTCTTTTCCCACAACGTGTGGACGGCGATCTTCTGCTGGCTGATCTGCCTGGGGTCGTATTACTGGGTGCTGTATCGCCCGACCGTCAAAGCAGAAGCGGCCATGAAGGCACAACCGGTAAACGCCTGA
- the groL gene encoding chaperonin GroEL (60 kDa chaperone family; promotes refolding of misfolded polypeptides especially under stressful conditions; forms two stacked rings of heptamers to form a barrel-shaped 14mer; ends can be capped by GroES; misfolded proteins enter the barrel where they are refolded when GroES binds), translating into MAAKEVKFGDAARSKMLKGVNVLADAVKATLGPKGRNVILEKSFGAPTITKDGVSVAKEIELEDRFENMGAQLVKDVASRANDDAGDGTTTATVLAQSIVNEGLKAVAAGMNPMDLKRGIDKATIAIVKELKALSKPCADTKAIAQVGTISANSDNSIGDIIAEAMEKVGKEGVITVEEGSGLENELSVVEGMQFDRGYLSPYFVNKPDTMVAELDGPLILLVDKKISNIREMLPVLEAVAKAGRPLLIVAEDVEGEALATLVVNNMRGIVKVAAVKAPGFGDRRKAMLQDIAVLTGGTVISEEIGLSLESTTLEHLGNAKRVTLSKENTIIVDGAGVQGDIEARIAQIRAQVAETSSDYDREKLQERLAKLSGGVAVIKVGAGSEVEMKEKKARVEDALHATRAAVEEGVVPGGGVALIRALEALTELTGDNADQNVGIAVLRRAVEAPLRQIAANSGDEPSVVVNEVKNGKGNFGYNAASGEYGDMIEMGILDPTKVTRSALQAAASIGGLILTTEAAVADAPKKDGATGGGMPDMGGMGGMGGMM; encoded by the coding sequence ATGGCTGCTAAAGAAGTTAAATTCGGCGATGCCGCTCGCTCCAAAATGCTCAAAGGCGTCAACGTTCTGGCTGACGCGGTAAAAGCAACCCTGGGCCCGAAAGGCCGTAACGTGATCCTCGAGAAGAGCTTCGGCGCTCCGACCATCACCAAGGACGGCGTGTCCGTCGCCAAAGAAATCGAACTCGAAGATCGCTTCGAAAACATGGGCGCGCAGCTGGTCAAAGACGTTGCCTCCCGTGCCAACGATGACGCCGGTGACGGTACTACCACCGCTACTGTTCTGGCTCAGTCGATCGTCAACGAAGGCCTGAAAGCCGTCGCTGCCGGCATGAACCCGATGGACCTGAAACGCGGTATCGACAAAGCGACCATCGCGATCGTCAAAGAGCTCAAAGCCCTGTCCAAGCCATGCGCTGACACCAAGGCCATCGCTCAGGTTGGCACCATCTCCGCCAACTCCGACAACTCCATCGGCGACATCATTGCCGAAGCCATGGAGAAAGTCGGTAAAGAAGGCGTGATCACCGTTGAGGAAGGCTCGGGCCTGGAAAACGAACTGTCGGTTGTAGAAGGCATGCAGTTCGACCGTGGTTACCTGTCTCCGTACTTCGTCAACAAGCCGGACACCATGGTCGCCGAGCTCGACGGCCCGCTGATCCTGCTGGTCGACAAGAAGATCTCGAACATCCGCGAAATGCTGCCAGTACTGGAAGCCGTTGCCAAAGCCGGCCGTCCACTGCTGATCGTGGCCGAAGACGTTGAAGGCGAAGCCCTGGCGACTCTGGTTGTGAACAACATGCGTGGCATCGTTAAAGTCGCAGCCGTCAAGGCTCCAGGCTTCGGCGACCGTCGCAAGGCCATGCTGCAGGACATCGCCGTTCTGACCGGCGGTACCGTGATCTCCGAAGAGATCGGCCTGAGCCTGGAAAGCACCACCCTGGAACACCTGGGCAACGCCAAGCGCGTCACCCTGTCCAAGGAAAACACCATCATCGTTGACGGTGCTGGCGTTCAAGGCGACATCGAAGCCCGCATCGCTCAGATCCGTGCCCAGGTTGCCGAAACTTCCTCGGACTACGACCGTGAAAAACTGCAAGAGCGTCTGGCCAAGCTGTCCGGCGGCGTTGCAGTGATCAAGGTTGGCGCCGGTTCCGAAGTCGAAATGAAAGAGAAGAAAGCCCGCGTTGAAGACGCCCTGCACGCAACCCGTGCAGCCGTTGAAGAAGGCGTGGTACCTGGCGGTGGCGTTGCGCTGATCCGTGCTCTGGAAGCCCTGACCGAACTGACCGGCGACAACGCTGACCAGAACGTCGGTATCGCTGTGCTGCGTCGCGCTGTTGAAGCGCCGCTGCGTCAGATCGCTGCCAACTCCGGTGACGAGCCAAGCGTAGTCGTCAACGAAGTCAAAAACGGCAAAGGTAACTTCGGTTACAACGCTGCTTCCGGCGAATACGGCGACATGATCGAAATGGGCATCCTGGACCCAACCAAGGTGACCCGTTCGGCTCTGCAAGCCGCAGCGTCCATCGGCGGTCTGATCCTGACCACCGAAGCCGCTGTTGCTGACGCACCGAAGAAAGACGGTGCTACTGGCGGCGGTATGCCAGACATGGGCGGCATGGGTGGCATGGGCGGCATGATGTAA
- a CDS encoding co-chaperone GroES: MKLRPLHDRVVIRRSEEEKKTAGGIVLPGSAAEKANHGEILAVGPGKALESGEVRALSVKVGDKVVFGPYSGSNTVKVDGEDLLVMSENEILAVIEG; the protein is encoded by the coding sequence ATGAAGCTTCGTCCTCTGCATGACCGCGTCGTCATCCGTCGCAGCGAAGAAGAAAAGAAAACCGCTGGCGGTATCGTCCTGCCAGGTTCGGCTGCTGAAAAAGCCAACCACGGTGAGATTCTGGCTGTAGGCCCGGGCAAGGCACTGGAAAGCGGTGAAGTGCGCGCACTGTCCGTGAAGGTAGGCGACAAGGTTGTGTTCGGTCCGTACTCCGGCAGCAACACTGTGAAAGTCGACGGCGAAGACCTGCTGGTAATGAGCGAGAACGAAATCCTCGCCGTTATCGAAGGCTGA